The following proteins are co-located in the Ignavibacteria bacterium genome:
- a CDS encoding T9SS type A sorting domain-containing protein, translating into MLKKTSTFLLMLLFTTSLVFAQSATQQVFDKAPKPVFENLTLDKNFPGSNPVLPHAVTAVLAGKMWNAYTTQASYTNQIITDPFSGLIAIIHRVDRTGAGSGRIVYQASDDGGANWTPQIGPMNLAPWNVGRHPNISLSNPTKDITPGAQAVVGSWAELSASWFWYQFASDPTVGQSSFTQKIDSTYYPGDETFVNTRGHVFANLPLIDYVVSGADTINQYLWKSTDQGMTWTKSALSYTKDFNDDTWNGTKGFINKNGIGYIMVEGHKPGQAFYTFGYKKTTNDGDTWDANWTWVNPFTLTALSGKVHALNYEVDAIVGGNGHLYFAGTFVDTVNTGAASNTGVYVIHGDGASFTGELVSKVNRTSRSLPGGLSTLNEIEFATNWNGTIGVLKFCDTPTATDTLYDVFMAGVWGTAKTVNNITMTPAVHEKYSQMSAWGFQETGTNTFRADAMYTIFGSGDTNDLGEAELWYLSGNTFTITSVDDNPGVVGSFDLEQNFPNPFNPSTTIRYTIPENGLVTLKVFDVLGREVTTLINEVQNAGTHTAQFSGKDMPSGMYLYTITAGNFTSTKKMMLVK; encoded by the coding sequence CGATAAAGCACCAAAACCGGTGTTCGAAAACTTAACCTTGGATAAAAATTTCCCAGGGTCAAATCCGGTTCTACCACATGCAGTAACAGCGGTGTTAGCTGGCAAAATGTGGAATGCTTATACAACACAAGCATCCTATACTAACCAGATTATCACCGATCCTTTCTCCGGTTTGATCGCTATTATCCATAGAGTTGATAGAACCGGTGCGGGCAGCGGTAGAATTGTTTACCAAGCATCCGACGATGGTGGTGCAAACTGGACTCCACAAATCGGACCAATGAACTTAGCGCCATGGAATGTTGGTCGTCATCCAAATATTTCACTGTCGAATCCAACAAAAGATATCACACCTGGTGCACAGGCAGTAGTCGGTAGTTGGGCTGAACTAAGTGCAAGCTGGTTCTGGTATCAATTTGCAAGCGATCCTACAGTTGGACAGAGTTCGTTCACTCAAAAAATTGACAGTACTTATTATCCTGGTGATGAAACATTTGTTAATACAAGAGGACATGTGTTCGCGAATTTACCTCTAATTGACTATGTTGTTTCCGGTGCAGATACAATCAACCAATATCTCTGGAAATCAACCGACCAGGGAATGACTTGGACTAAATCAGCACTTTCCTATACCAAAGATTTTAATGATGATACTTGGAATGGTACCAAGGGATTCATTAACAAAAATGGTATCGGTTATATTATGGTCGAAGGGCACAAACCAGGCCAAGCATTCTACACTTTTGGATATAAGAAAACGACAAATGATGGTGACACATGGGATGCAAACTGGACATGGGTAAATCCATTCACCTTAACCGCATTAAGCGGTAAAGTACATGCACTCAACTATGAAGTCGATGCTATCGTTGGCGGAAACGGTCATCTCTATTTTGCAGGTACCTTTGTCGATACAGTAAACACTGGTGCAGCAAGCAATACCGGCGTATATGTAATTCATGGTGATGGAGCAAGCTTTACAGGTGAATTAGTCAGCAAAGTAAACAGAACTTCACGTTCATTACCAGGCGGACTTTCAACTCTTAATGAGATTGAATTTGCAACAAACTGGAATGGAACAATTGGCGTTCTTAAATTCTGCGACACTCCAACAGCAACAGATACATTGTATGATGTTTTCATGGCTGGTGTATGGGGAACTGCAAAAACAGTCAACAACATTACCATGACGCCTGCAGTTCATGAAAAATATTCTCAAATGTCTGCTTGGGGATTCCAAGAAACCGGTACAAACACATTCAGAGCAGACGCTATGTACACTATTTTCGGTTCTGGTGATACCAATGACTTAGGTGAGGCAGAACTCTGGTATCTCAGTGGTAATACATTTACCATTACCTCAGTTGATGACAATCCAGGAGTAGTTGGAAGCTTTGATCTCGAACAAAACTTCCCGAACCCATTCAACCCATCCACAACAATTCGCTACACCATTCCTGAGAATGGGTTAGTAACGTTGAAAGTGTTCGACGTCCTCGGAAGAGAAGTTACAACTTTAATTAATGAAGTCCAGAATGCTGGAACGCATACTGCACAATTCAGTGGCAAGGATATGCCGTCAGGTATGTACCTCTACACAATTACCGCAGGTAACTTCACTTCAACAAAGAAAATGATGCTTGTTAAGTAA